The following are encoded together in the Bos taurus isolate L1 Dominette 01449 registration number 42190680 breed Hereford chromosome 10, ARS-UCD2.0, whole genome shotgun sequence genome:
- the CARMIL3 gene encoding capping protein, Arp2/3 and myosin-I linker protein 3 isoform X6, whose product MAKSSAELTRELQDSIRRCLSQGAVLQQHRVKLETKPKKFEDRVLALTSWRLHLFPLKVPAKVESSFNVLEIRAFNTLSQNQILVETERGMVSMRLPSAESVDQVTRHVSSALSKVCPGPGSLIRRGNADTPDGPRDTSPNSETSTSTTHSVCGGFSETYAALCDYNGLHCREEVQWDVDTIYHAEDNREFNLLDFSHLESRDLALMVAALAYNQWFTKLYCKDLRLGSEVLEQVLHTLSKSGSLEELVLDNAGLKTDFVQKLAGVFGENGSCVLHALTLSHNPIEDKGFLSLSQQLLCFPTGLTKLCLAKTAISPRGLQALGQTFGANPAFASSLRYLDLSKNPGLLATDEANALYSFLAQPNALVHLDLAGTDCTIDSLLGALLHGCCSHLTYLNLARNSCSHRKGREAPPAFKQFFSSAYTLSHVNLSATRLPLEALRALLQGLSLNSHLSDLHLDLSSCELRSAGAQALQEQLGAVTCVGSLDLSDNGFDSDLLTLVPALGKNKSLKHLFLGKNFNVKAKTLEEILHKLVQLIQEEDCSLQSLSVADSRLKLRTSILINALGSNTCLAKVDLSGNGMEDIGAKMLSKALQINSSLRTILWDRNNTSALGFLDIARALESNHTLRFMSFPVSDISQAYRSAPERTEDVWQKIQWCLVRNNHSQTCPQEQAFRLQQGLVTSSAEQMLQRLCGRVQEEVRALRLCPLEPVQDELLYARDLIKDAKNSRALFPSLYELGHMLANDGPVRQRLESVASEVSKAVDKELQVILESMVSLTQELCPVAMRVAEGHNKMLSNVAERVTVPRNFIRGALLEQAGQDIQNKLDEVKLSVVTYLTNSIVDEILQELYHSHKSLARHLAQLRTLSDPPGGPGQGQDLSSRGRGRNHDHEETTDDELGTNIDTMAIKKQKRCRKIRPVSAFISGSPQDMESQLGSLGIPPGWFSGLGSSQPAASGSWEGLSELPTHGYKLRHQTQGRPRPPRTTPPGPGRPSAPVPGTRQENGMATRLDEGLEDFFSRRVMDESSSYPRTLRTLRPGLSEPPLPPLQKKRRRGLFHFRRPRSFKGDRGPGSPTTGLLLPPPPPPPPTQESPPSPDPPSLGNNSSPCWSPEEESSLLPTFGGSRGPSFRRKTGTEGAEPGEGGQAPGAAQQPRVHGVALPGLGRAKGWSFDGKREGTGPDLEGSVQAWQKRRSSDDAGPGAWKPPPPAQSTKPSFSAMRRAEATWHIAEESAPNHGCQSPSPASQDGEEEKEGAVFPERTVSTRNAKLQDPPLTLKPPKPVAVPRGRRPPQEPGGREEVETGGAAPGMNKPRLQLGSQQDQEEPEIQGPPDPGRRTAPLKPKRTRRAQSCDKLEPDRRQPPDPTAGTSEPGTD is encoded by the exons ATGGCCAAGTCCAGCGCGGAGCTCACCCGCGAGCTGCAAG ACAGCATCCGGAGGTGCCTGAGCCAAGGGGCTGTGCTCCAACAACATCGCGTGAAGCTGGAGACAAAGCCCAAGAAGTTCGAGGACCGAGTACTG GCCCTGACCTCCTGGCGTCTCCACCTCTTCCCCCTTAAAGTCCCAGCCAAG GTGGAGAGCTCCTTCAATGTCCTAGAGATCCGCGCCTTCAACACGCTCAGTCAGAACCAG ATCCTAGTGGAGACGGAGCGTGGCATGGTGAGCATGCGGCTGCCATCAGCTGAGAGCGTGGACCAGGTGACACGACATGTGAGCTCTGCCCTCTCCAAGGTCTGCCCTGGCCCTGG GAGTCTAATCCGGCGTGGAAATGCAGACACCCCGGACGGGCCCCGAGACACGTCCCCCAACTCTGAGACTTCCACATCCACCACCCACAGTGTctgcg GTGGCTTCTCTGAGACCTACGCTGCCCTGTGCGACTACAACGGGCTGCACTGCCGTGAAGAGGTGCAATGG GATGTGGACACCATCTATCATGCCGAGGATAACCGAGAGTTCAATCTTTTGGATTTCAGCCACTTGGAGAGCCG AGACTTGGCCCTAATGGTGGCAGCCCTGGCCTACAACCAATGGTTCACCAAACTCTACTGCAAAGACCTGCGGCTG GGCTCTGAAGTGCTAGAACAGGTGCTACACACCCTGAGCAAGTCGGGGAGCCTTGAAGAGCTGGTGCTGGACAACGCTGGGCTTAAGAC GGACTTTGTCCAGAAGCTGGCCGGGGTGTTTGGGGAGAACGGGAGCTGTGTGCTGCATGCCCTCACTCTGTCCCACAACCCCATCGAGGACAAGG GTTTCCTCAGTCTGAGCCAGCAGCTCCTCTGCTTCCCCACTGGCCTCACCAAACTGTGCCTGGCCAAGACTGCCATCTCCCCTAGAG GGCTCCAGGCGCTGGGCCAGACCTTTGGGGCCAACCCGGCCTTTGCCAGCTCTCTCCGGTACCTGGACCTGAGCAAGAACCCTGGGCTGCTCGCCACCGACGAGGCCAAC GCCCTCTACAGTTTCCTGGCCCAGCCCAATGCCCTGGTACACCTGGACCTGGCGGGGACCGACTGCACCATCGACTCG CTTCTGGGTGCCCTACTTCACGGCTGCTGCTCCCACCTCACCTACCTCAACCTGGCGCGAAACAGCTGCTCCCACAG GAAGGGCCGGGAGGCGCCCCCGGCCTTCAAGCAGTTCTTCAGCAGCGCCTACACTCTGAGCCACGTCAACCTGTCGGCCACGAGGCTGCCCCTGGAGGCCCTCAG GGCACTGCTCCAGGGCCTGTCCCTCAACAGTCACCTCAGCGATCTGCACCTGGACCTCAGCAGCTGTGAG CTCCGCTCAGCTGGAGCCCAGGCTTTGCAGGAGCAGCTGGGGGCTGTCACCTGTGTGGGCAGCCTGGATCTGTCAGACAATG GGTTCGACTCAGACCTCCTGACACTGGTGCCTGCACTTGGGAAGAACAAGTCTCTCAAGCACCTGTTCCTGGGAAAGAACTTCAACGTCAAGGCCAA GACCCTGGAGGAGATCCTCCACAAGCTGGTACAGCTGATCCAGGAAGAGGACTGT TCCCTGCAGTCACTGTCGGTGGCAGACTCACGGCTGAAGCTTCGCACCAGCATCCTCATCAATGCCCTGGGCAGCAACACCTGCCTGGCAAAGGTGGATTTGAGCGGCAATGGCATGGAGGACATCGGGGCCAAGATGCTGTCTAAGGCCCTGCAGATAAACTCCTCCCTCAG AACTATCCTCTGGGATCGGAACAATACATCCGCCCTGGGCTTTCTGGACATTGCGAGGGCCCTGGAGAG CAACCACACACTGCGCTTCATGTCCTTCCCAGTGAGCGACATCTCCCAAGCCTACCGCAGCGCCCCCGAGCGCACCGAGGACGTCTGGCAGAAG ATCCAGTGGTGCCTGGTGAGGAACAATCACTCCCAGACATGCCCCCAGGAGCAGGCCTTCAGGCTGCAGCAGGGCCTGGTGACCAGCAGCGCCGAGCAA ATGCTGCAGCGACTGTGCGGACGGGTGCAGGAGGAGGTCCGGGCCCTGAGGCTGTGCCCCCTGGAGCCTGTGCAAGACGAGCTGCTCTACGCCCGGGATCTCATCAAGGATGCCAAGAACTCCCGGGCG ctgtTTCCCAGCCTCTACGAGCTGGGCCACATGCTGGCCAACGACGGGCCTGTGCGGCAGAGGCTGGAGTCAGTGGCCAGTGAGGTGTCCAAGGCTGTGGACAAGGAGCTTCAG GTGATCCTGGAGTCCATGGTCAGCCTGACGCAGGAATTATGCCCCGTGGCCATGCGGGTGGCCGAAGGGCACAACAAGATGCTGAGCAACGTGGCCGAGCGTGTCACCGTGCCCCGGAACTTCATCCGCGGGGCGCTACTGGAGCAGGCGGGACAGGATATTCAGAACAAGCTGGA TGAAGTGAAGCTCTCAGTAGTCACCTACTTGACCAACTCCATAGTAGACGAGATCCTGCAGGAGCTATACCACTCCCACAAGAGCCTG GCCCGACACCTGGCCCAGCTAAGAACATTGTCAGATCCACCAGGGGGGCCAGGCCAAGGGCAGGATCTGTCCTCCCGAGGCCGAGGCCGGAACCACGACCACGAGGAGACCACAGATGATGAGCTTGGAACCAACATC GACACCATGGCCATCAAAAAGCAGAAACGCTGCCGCAAGATCCGGCCAGTGTCTGCCTTCATTA GTGGGAGCCCTCAGGACATGGAAAGTCAGCTGGGGAGCCTGGGAATCCCCCCTGGCTGGTTCTCAGGACTCGGGAGCAGCCAGCCGGCAGCTAGTGGTTCCTGGGAGGGTCTATCCGAGCTGCCCACTCATGGCTATAAACTAAGGCATCAAACACAAGGGCGGCCCCGGCCCCCCAGGACCACCCCTCCAGGACCTGGTCGGCCCAGT GCGCCAGTACCTGGGACCCGTCAGGAGAACGGAATGGCCACCCGCCTGGATGAGGGGCTGGAGGACTTCTTCAGCAGAAGAGTCATGGATGAAAGCTCCAG CTACCCCCGGACTCTGAGGACCCTGCGTCCAGGCCTGTCCGAACCGCCACTGCCTCCACTGCAGAAGAAAAGGCGCCGAGGCCTGTTTCACTTTCGCCGGCCCCGGAGCTTCAAGGGGGACAGGGGGCCAGGCTCCCCCACCACCgggctcctcctccctcctcccccacccccacccccaactcaggAGAGCCCCCCCAGCCCGGATCCCCCCAGCCTTGGCAATAACTCCTCCCCCTGCTGGAGCCCTGAGGAGGAAAGcagcctcctccccacctttGGCGGGAGCCGGGGGCCTTCCTTCCGCAGGAAGACG GGCACTGAGGGGGCAGAGCCTGGGGAGGGAGGCCAGGCCCCCGGGGCAGCACAGCAGCCGAGGGTCCACGGCGTCGcccttcctgggttgggaagagccaaGGGTTGGAGCTTCGATGGGAAACGAGAG GGCACAGGCCCAGACCTGGAGGGCAGCGTCCAGGCTTGGCAGAAACGGCGTTCTTCAGATGACGCAG GGCCTGGAGCCTGGAAGCCCCCGCCACCCGCCCAAAGCACCAAGCCGAGCTTCAGTGCCATGCGCCGAGCAGAGGCCACGTGGCACATAG CTGAGGAGAGCGCCCCCAACCATGGCTGCCAgagccccagcccagcctcccaagatggagaggaggaaaaggagggggCTGTCTTCCCAGAGAGGACGGTTTCTACCAGGAATGCTAAG CTGCAGGACCCTCCATTAACTCTGAAGCCCCCAAAGCCCGTGGCTGTGCCCAGGGGCCGCCGGCCCCCACAGGAGCCAGGGGGCCGGGAGGAGGTCGAGACTGGGGGTGCAGCCCCAGGAATGAACAAACCCCGGCTGCAGCTGGGCTCACAGCAAGACCAAGAGGAGCCTGAGATCCAAG GGCCCCCAGATCCAGGTCGCCGGACTGCCCCCCTGAAGCCTAAGCGGACACGGCGGGCGCAATCCTGTGACAAGCTGGAACCTGACAGAAGACAGCCCCCTGACCCCACAG CAGGAACCAGCGAGCCGGGAACAGACTGA
- the CARMIL3 gene encoding capping protein, Arp2/3 and myosin-I linker protein 3 isoform X5: protein MAKSSAELTRELQDSIRRCLSQGAVLQQHRVKLETKPKKFEDRVLALTSWRLHLFPLKVPAKVESSFNVLEIRAFNTLSQNQILVETERGMVSMRLPSAESVDQVTRHVSSALSKVCPGPGSLIRRGNADTPDGPRDTSPNSETSTSTTHSVCGGFSETYAALCDYNGLHCREEVQWDVDTIYHAEDNREFNLLDFSHLESRDLALMVAALAYNQWFTKLYCKDLRLGSEVLEQVLHTLSKSGSLEELVLDNAGLKTDFVQKLAGVFGENGSCVLHALTLSHNPIEDKGFLSLSQQLLCFPTGLTKLCLAKTAISPRGLQALGQTFGANPAFASSLRYLDLSKNPGLLATDEANALYSFLAQPNALVHLDLAGTDCTIDSLLGALLHGCCSHLTYLNLARNSCSHRKGREAPPAFKQFFSSAYTLSHVNLSATRLPLEALRALLQGLSLNSHLSDLHLDLSSCELRSAGAQALQEQLGAVTCVGSLDLSDNGFDSDLLTLVPALGKNKSLKHLFLGKNFNVKAKTLEEILHKLVQLIQEEDCSLQSLSVADSRLKLRTSILINALGSNTCLAKVDLSGNGMEDIGAKMLSKALQINSSLRTILWDRNNTSALGFLDIARALESNHTLRFMSFPVSDISQAYRSAPERTEDVWQKIQWCLVRNNHSQTCPQEQAFRLQQGLVTSSAEQMLQRLCGRVQEEVRALRLCPLEPVQDELLYARDLIKDAKNSRALFPSLYELGHMLANDGPVRQRLESVASEVSKAVDKELQVILESMVSLTQELCPVAMRVAEGHNKMLSNVAERVTVPRNFIRGALLEQAGQDIQNKLDEVKLSVVTYLTNSIVDEILQELYHSHKSLARHLAQLRTLSDPPGGPGQGQDLSSRGRGRNHDHEETTDDELGTNIDTMAIKKQKRCRKIRPVSAFISGSPQDMESQLGSLGIPPGWFSGLGSSQPAASGSWEGLSELPTHGYKLRHQTQGRPRPPRTTPPGPGRPSQAPVPGTRQENGMATRLDEGLEDFFSRRVMDESSSYPRTLRTLRPGLSEPPLPPLQKKRRRGLFHFRRPRSFKGDRGPGSPTTGLLLPPPPPPPPTQESPPSPDPPSLGNNSSPCWSPEEESSLLPTFGGSRGPSFRRKTGTEGAEPGEGGQAPGAAQQPRVHGVALPGLGRAKGWSFDGKREGTGPDLEGSVQAWQKRRSSDDAGPGAWKPPPPAQSTKPSFSAMRRAEATWHIAEESAPNHGCQSPSPASQDGEEEKEGAVFPERTVSTRNAKLQDPPLTLKPPKPVAVPRGRRPPQEPGGREEVETGGAAPGMNKPRLQLGSQQDQEEPEIQGPPDPGRRTAPLKPKRTRRAQSCDKLEPDRRQPPDPTAGTSEPGTD, encoded by the exons ATGGCCAAGTCCAGCGCGGAGCTCACCCGCGAGCTGCAAG ACAGCATCCGGAGGTGCCTGAGCCAAGGGGCTGTGCTCCAACAACATCGCGTGAAGCTGGAGACAAAGCCCAAGAAGTTCGAGGACCGAGTACTG GCCCTGACCTCCTGGCGTCTCCACCTCTTCCCCCTTAAAGTCCCAGCCAAG GTGGAGAGCTCCTTCAATGTCCTAGAGATCCGCGCCTTCAACACGCTCAGTCAGAACCAG ATCCTAGTGGAGACGGAGCGTGGCATGGTGAGCATGCGGCTGCCATCAGCTGAGAGCGTGGACCAGGTGACACGACATGTGAGCTCTGCCCTCTCCAAGGTCTGCCCTGGCCCTGG GAGTCTAATCCGGCGTGGAAATGCAGACACCCCGGACGGGCCCCGAGACACGTCCCCCAACTCTGAGACTTCCACATCCACCACCCACAGTGTctgcg GTGGCTTCTCTGAGACCTACGCTGCCCTGTGCGACTACAACGGGCTGCACTGCCGTGAAGAGGTGCAATGG GATGTGGACACCATCTATCATGCCGAGGATAACCGAGAGTTCAATCTTTTGGATTTCAGCCACTTGGAGAGCCG AGACTTGGCCCTAATGGTGGCAGCCCTGGCCTACAACCAATGGTTCACCAAACTCTACTGCAAAGACCTGCGGCTG GGCTCTGAAGTGCTAGAACAGGTGCTACACACCCTGAGCAAGTCGGGGAGCCTTGAAGAGCTGGTGCTGGACAACGCTGGGCTTAAGAC GGACTTTGTCCAGAAGCTGGCCGGGGTGTTTGGGGAGAACGGGAGCTGTGTGCTGCATGCCCTCACTCTGTCCCACAACCCCATCGAGGACAAGG GTTTCCTCAGTCTGAGCCAGCAGCTCCTCTGCTTCCCCACTGGCCTCACCAAACTGTGCCTGGCCAAGACTGCCATCTCCCCTAGAG GGCTCCAGGCGCTGGGCCAGACCTTTGGGGCCAACCCGGCCTTTGCCAGCTCTCTCCGGTACCTGGACCTGAGCAAGAACCCTGGGCTGCTCGCCACCGACGAGGCCAAC GCCCTCTACAGTTTCCTGGCCCAGCCCAATGCCCTGGTACACCTGGACCTGGCGGGGACCGACTGCACCATCGACTCG CTTCTGGGTGCCCTACTTCACGGCTGCTGCTCCCACCTCACCTACCTCAACCTGGCGCGAAACAGCTGCTCCCACAG GAAGGGCCGGGAGGCGCCCCCGGCCTTCAAGCAGTTCTTCAGCAGCGCCTACACTCTGAGCCACGTCAACCTGTCGGCCACGAGGCTGCCCCTGGAGGCCCTCAG GGCACTGCTCCAGGGCCTGTCCCTCAACAGTCACCTCAGCGATCTGCACCTGGACCTCAGCAGCTGTGAG CTCCGCTCAGCTGGAGCCCAGGCTTTGCAGGAGCAGCTGGGGGCTGTCACCTGTGTGGGCAGCCTGGATCTGTCAGACAATG GGTTCGACTCAGACCTCCTGACACTGGTGCCTGCACTTGGGAAGAACAAGTCTCTCAAGCACCTGTTCCTGGGAAAGAACTTCAACGTCAAGGCCAA GACCCTGGAGGAGATCCTCCACAAGCTGGTACAGCTGATCCAGGAAGAGGACTGT TCCCTGCAGTCACTGTCGGTGGCAGACTCACGGCTGAAGCTTCGCACCAGCATCCTCATCAATGCCCTGGGCAGCAACACCTGCCTGGCAAAGGTGGATTTGAGCGGCAATGGCATGGAGGACATCGGGGCCAAGATGCTGTCTAAGGCCCTGCAGATAAACTCCTCCCTCAG AACTATCCTCTGGGATCGGAACAATACATCCGCCCTGGGCTTTCTGGACATTGCGAGGGCCCTGGAGAG CAACCACACACTGCGCTTCATGTCCTTCCCAGTGAGCGACATCTCCCAAGCCTACCGCAGCGCCCCCGAGCGCACCGAGGACGTCTGGCAGAAG ATCCAGTGGTGCCTGGTGAGGAACAATCACTCCCAGACATGCCCCCAGGAGCAGGCCTTCAGGCTGCAGCAGGGCCTGGTGACCAGCAGCGCCGAGCAA ATGCTGCAGCGACTGTGCGGACGGGTGCAGGAGGAGGTCCGGGCCCTGAGGCTGTGCCCCCTGGAGCCTGTGCAAGACGAGCTGCTCTACGCCCGGGATCTCATCAAGGATGCCAAGAACTCCCGGGCG ctgtTTCCCAGCCTCTACGAGCTGGGCCACATGCTGGCCAACGACGGGCCTGTGCGGCAGAGGCTGGAGTCAGTGGCCAGTGAGGTGTCCAAGGCTGTGGACAAGGAGCTTCAG GTGATCCTGGAGTCCATGGTCAGCCTGACGCAGGAATTATGCCCCGTGGCCATGCGGGTGGCCGAAGGGCACAACAAGATGCTGAGCAACGTGGCCGAGCGTGTCACCGTGCCCCGGAACTTCATCCGCGGGGCGCTACTGGAGCAGGCGGGACAGGATATTCAGAACAAGCTGGA TGAAGTGAAGCTCTCAGTAGTCACCTACTTGACCAACTCCATAGTAGACGAGATCCTGCAGGAGCTATACCACTCCCACAAGAGCCTG GCCCGACACCTGGCCCAGCTAAGAACATTGTCAGATCCACCAGGGGGGCCAGGCCAAGGGCAGGATCTGTCCTCCCGAGGCCGAGGCCGGAACCACGACCACGAGGAGACCACAGATGATGAGCTTGGAACCAACATC GACACCATGGCCATCAAAAAGCAGAAACGCTGCCGCAAGATCCGGCCAGTGTCTGCCTTCATTA GTGGGAGCCCTCAGGACATGGAAAGTCAGCTGGGGAGCCTGGGAATCCCCCCTGGCTGGTTCTCAGGACTCGGGAGCAGCCAGCCGGCAGCTAGTGGTTCCTGGGAGGGTCTATCCGAGCTGCCCACTCATGGCTATAAACTAAGGCATCAAACACAAGGGCGGCCCCGGCCCCCCAGGACCACCCCTCCAGGACCTGGTCGGCCCAGT CAGGCGCCAGTACCTGGGACCCGTCAGGAGAACGGAATGGCCACCCGCCTGGATGAGGGGCTGGAGGACTTCTTCAGCAGAAGAGTCATGGATGAAAGCTCCAG CTACCCCCGGACTCTGAGGACCCTGCGTCCAGGCCTGTCCGAACCGCCACTGCCTCCACTGCAGAAGAAAAGGCGCCGAGGCCTGTTTCACTTTCGCCGGCCCCGGAGCTTCAAGGGGGACAGGGGGCCAGGCTCCCCCACCACCgggctcctcctccctcctcccccacccccacccccaactcaggAGAGCCCCCCCAGCCCGGATCCCCCCAGCCTTGGCAATAACTCCTCCCCCTGCTGGAGCCCTGAGGAGGAAAGcagcctcctccccacctttGGCGGGAGCCGGGGGCCTTCCTTCCGCAGGAAGACG GGCACTGAGGGGGCAGAGCCTGGGGAGGGAGGCCAGGCCCCCGGGGCAGCACAGCAGCCGAGGGTCCACGGCGTCGcccttcctgggttgggaagagccaaGGGTTGGAGCTTCGATGGGAAACGAGAG GGCACAGGCCCAGACCTGGAGGGCAGCGTCCAGGCTTGGCAGAAACGGCGTTCTTCAGATGACGCAG GGCCTGGAGCCTGGAAGCCCCCGCCACCCGCCCAAAGCACCAAGCCGAGCTTCAGTGCCATGCGCCGAGCAGAGGCCACGTGGCACATAG CTGAGGAGAGCGCCCCCAACCATGGCTGCCAgagccccagcccagcctcccaagatggagaggaggaaaaggagggggCTGTCTTCCCAGAGAGGACGGTTTCTACCAGGAATGCTAAG CTGCAGGACCCTCCATTAACTCTGAAGCCCCCAAAGCCCGTGGCTGTGCCCAGGGGCCGCCGGCCCCCACAGGAGCCAGGGGGCCGGGAGGAGGTCGAGACTGGGGGTGCAGCCCCAGGAATGAACAAACCCCGGCTGCAGCTGGGCTCACAGCAAGACCAAGAGGAGCCTGAGATCCAAG GGCCCCCAGATCCAGGTCGCCGGACTGCCCCCCTGAAGCCTAAGCGGACACGGCGGGCGCAATCCTGTGACAAGCTGGAACCTGACAGAAGACAGCCCCCTGACCCCACAG CAGGAACCAGCGAGCCGGGAACAGACTGA